CCATTGTTCAAATCAGCATGCACACTGGCATTTATTGCTGAAATATTGACATCAAGATAGGGGGCTGTATTATTATGACAGCTAAGACAATCTCCGTTCGATGCATCTAATACAGGCAAAAGGGCCAATAAAAATAAAATTAAAAAAGTAGCTCTAACTGCATTTGTCTCTGCCCATTGCATTCTATACACCTATCGGCAACACACTGTATGGTTTTATACCATTAATGTTAATACCTGTTTAAAGTATTTATTCAAAGAGTCAATTCAGGATAATCGTGTTTCTTGTATTCTCATAAATGTTTTGATTTCATATCCATTCTAATTTTTTTTAAGAATTTATAAACTCAATATTATTTATAAATGCCTGAAATTCTTATATTTTGTATGTTCTTGTATGTATCATCCTTATAAAAATACCTTTTCAACCTTTGAGATATACTGGTGTCAATCTCCTCTCAAGGAATGAAAATGACACATCAATGAATAATGCGAGCACTATAGCAGGAAGGGCTCCAGCCAAGATCTTATCCGTGTTAAAAGCTATCAGACCTTCAAATACCAGTTCTCCCAGTCCACCGCTACCAATAATTGCGGTCAGTATAGCGATACTATTGGCCAGGATAGCTGCAAATTTTATACCTGCGAACATTGCAGGGTATGCATTTGGTATTCTAATGTGACGGTTGATCTGCCAGTCAGTTAATCCAATACCTTTAGCATATTCTATTAATAATGGATCAATATTGGTTAGGCCTATATAGGAATTTTTAATAATGGGGAGCAAAGCCCTTAGCATAATGGCTATTATAGCCGGGGTGAAACCTATTCCAATAAGTGGAACCACAATTGCAACAACAGCAAAACTCGGTACTGCCTGGGCCAGGTTTGCAAATTTTATTACGATAGAAGCCAGCCTGGTACTATACAATGAGGCAAATGCCAGTGGAATAGCTATGACGATACTTATGAAAAGAGCTGAATATGTGAGAACAATATGCTCAACAGTAGCATCTGCAATAGTGGAAAATATTACCATGAACCATACCTCACCTTGAGTCTGTTTTCAATAACACCAGCAATTGCATCCAGAATAACTGCAAGCATTCCGGTCCATAATCCTGCAACCAGAATGGTATCCACATCATACAGGTAAATACCCGTCTGCAATGCCGTTCCAAGGCCACCTGCTGCAATTAGGCCACCCAGGGTGATCAAGCCCATAGTAAATACCAGTGCTATCCTGAAACCACCAGCAATGAGTGGAAGTGCCATTGGCATCCTTACCTTGACCAATATCTCTTTTGATGACAGTCCTATTGCCTGTGCGATGTAAATATACTCTTTGTTGACACTTTTCAGACCCACATAGGTATTCCTGGTGATAGGCAGGATAGAATACAGGATCGATGCAACAATAGTAGGTTTTGCCCCTAAACCAAAGAAGGGAAGCAATAGAACCAGAAGTGCAATATCAGGTAGGGTTTCGATAATATTGAGGATATTCAATATCGGATTGGCAATTCTTGGATGCAGAAATACAATGATCCCCACACTGATACCAATGACTGTGGCTGAAAAAAGGGCAATACTGAACATATACAAATGCTCCATTGTACGCATGGTTAACAATTGTGAATCCCATACATCCATTATCTGTACAATGAATTGTTCCATAAATCCAACCTTGCCTATTGATACTATTTATCAAATGAGTTTCAGGAGCACTTTGTCTAAAAAGAAAATTCCACATGGACGGCCTGCTTCTATCACAATTCCTAATGATTCGGCTTGGTCTTTTAATTTCCCCAATGCTGATGCAATATGATCATTTGGTGAAAAAACAGGGATAGCTCTTGCAATATCCCGAAGTGCTACATTATCGTATGTTTGTTGAAGCAGGTCCACCATTGCAACATATCCTATTGGATCAGAGCTATCAAGTACGATAGCTAGTTCCACATTGGTTTTTGCCATCCTATTAACAGCTTGCTGTGCGGTCATTCCGGCATCAAATAGATATTTCTCAGTTATAGGAGACATCATATCCTTTACCTTGAGGGTATCCATGTGTTTGAATTTCCTTTTTGCATCAACAATATCAGAAACCAGTTCATTTTCAGGGTTCAGGATCAATTCTTCAGGAGTACCTATCTGGATGAGTTTAGCATCAGACATAATACCGATTCTATCCCCCAGTTTGAATGCTTCATCAATGTCATGGGTAATAAACAATATTGTCCTGCCTATTTCCTGTTTTATTACATTGAACTCATCCTGCAACTGCTTTCTCAATATTGGGTCAAGTGCTCCAAACGGTTCATCCATCAACAATAAGGGCGGGTCCATGGCAAGTGCCCTGGCAAGTCCGACCCGCTGCTGCTGCCCACCGCTCAACTGACTGGGATACCTGTCCATAAATGATTCGGGGGGAAGTGATACAAAATCAAGGAGATGTTTTACCCTGTCTGAGATATCCTGGTCGGACCACCCCTCCAGACGGGGGACCAGCCCTATATTCTCCTTGATGGTCATATGGGGAAAAAGACCGATATCCTGGATGACATAACCGATGTTCCTTCGCAACCTGACAGGGTCAAATTCCATTATGTCATGGTCGTTTATCGTTATGACTCCCTCATCCGGTTCAATAAGCCGGTTTATCATCCTGAGGGTGGTGGTCTTTCCAGAACCACTGGGACCTATCAGTATCAACAGTTCACCGCCCTGTATATCAAGGTCCAATTGTTCAACAGCAAAGTGTTCGTCGTATTTTTTCGTGACCTGCTGAAGATGAACTGAGTCGATCCTGTCAAATAGTCTTTGAGTAGGCATGGCTATCTATGAATCTCGTCATGTTTTATAAATAAATCAAAAAGGGTTGAATTACTCTTCAGCAATTAACCCCTGCTGTACGAGAAAATCCCTGGCAATATCCCGTGCTTCTTTTTTGTCCACATCATATTGATAATTAAGTTCCCTCATTGAATCAGTATCAATTCTGCCGTCCAGTTCCTTGATGATATCAACAACATCCGGATTTTCAGATGCGAACTTCTCTGTAACAATAACTATGGCATCATAGGGTGGCAAAGCGTTCTTATCATCTTCCAGTATCCTGAGATTGAACAATTCGTTCCTGGTATCGGTCGTATATGCTGACACTGCCTCTACATCACCCTGTTTGATAGCTTCGTACATGATAGTGGCCAGTCCCTGCCGGTAATTTTTGAATTTAAAACCATATACTTCTTCTATGCGAGGAAGACCATCTTCCCTTTGTGCAAATTCAGGGTCAGTCCCAATTACCATTTCCGGTGCAAATACTTCAAGCTCACTGATTCTGGACACGTTATTTGCCTGCGCCCAATCTTTCTTGACCGCTATAGCGTAAGCATCCTCAAAACCCAGGTTGTTGACAATAAGCACGCCATCCTGTTCAAGCAAACCTTTTTCTGCTTCTTCATATACTAGCTGGGGGTCCCATACCTCAAGTGGTGGTTTATTCAATATCTGGCTGTATGCTGTTCCGGTATATTCCACATACGTGTTGACCTGACCTTGTTTCAGGGCTTCATAATTGACGAAGGTACCACCTAACCCTTCTTTTACATCTGTTTCATATCCATGCTCTTCCAGCAGGAGGGATATCATATGTGCAAGGATATATGATTCCTGAAATTGTTTGGACCCGATGACAATGGTATTGTCATCTGATTGTGTGCATCCACTTGTCAGTACTGCAATTACTATAATAAAAGCGATTAAGATATTCAATTTCATGTAAAATTCCCCGATAATTAATCTATTTCAGAGTTACTTATAGTTTCCTCTAAGGATATATTTCCAGGGTGAATGGTTTCAGTTATGGATAATTGAACTGGATAGTTATTTGAGATGATAAAGGGGATACTTTTTTAAAGTGATATTACCAATTTAATCATAGGGAATTTTCCCTGAGTGGAGTAAATAGATATGGGAATTCTGATACATCTGGCGAAACGCTGGGTTGCCGGTGAATATCTTGAAGATGCTGTTGAGAGGGCAAAATCTGCAAACACCCGGGGAATAACCGGTATTATCAACCACGTGGGAGAACATAACGAGAATATCTCAGAGATAGAAGCCTCAGCAGAAGAATATAGCAGGCTCCTGGATGGCATCAAACAGGAACAGATAGACAGTGCCATTTCCATCAAACTCACCCAGTTGGGGCTTATGAAAGATATGCAGACGTGCATCAGGACGATAGCACCTCTGATAAAGAAGGCAGCCGCCCGTGGCATTTTTGTATGGATAGATATGGAAGGGAGCGCCTATACCCAGGACATCATTGATATCTACAAACAACTCTATTCCGAAAATAAGAATATAGGATTAGCCATTCAGGCATACCTGTTCAGGACGCCGGGTGACCTGAAAGACCTCTCGTCAATCGGCGCAAAGATACGCCTGTGTAAAGGAGCATACAAAGAACCGGCTGATATAGTTATTAAGGAACATTGTGATATCAGGAAAGCCTATGCAGATCAGATGGAGATGCTGTTCAGGGATGGCGGACCTGAACTGATTGCAGTGGCTACCCACGATGATGAACTTATCGAACTGGCCAGGCAATTGAACCGGGACCATCCCCGGAATTTCGAGTTCCAGATGCTCATGGGTGCGCATGACAAACGGAAGGAAGAACTGGCTCGGGATGGGTACAGGGTCTGCGGATATATCCCCTACGGCAAGGGCTGGCTTGGTTATTTCCTGCGCAGGTTGAATGAGCAGAAGCGGGATATAAAGACTGCAGCGGTTTGTATTATTAAAGGGGATTGAGTTCAAAAGGTGACAAATTTACACCTTCACCCCTTCCGCAAACACATTGAACAGGTTCCCCATCTTCTCATACTGCGCCGTTTCCACATGCGAATACCTTATAGGCTTTTTCTGCTCCCGTGTCTCTTTCTTGAGCATATTGTAGAGCGCCTTGGACCGCTCCACCAGCCGCTCATCAGTAGTCCCTTCAACCAGCATCACACCTCCAGCTCCACTCTCAAAAGCAAAGTTCACGATATCCGCATCCAGTATATGGATGGATGGCACCTGCACAAAAAGTATCTTTGAGGAATACTGATTGCGGTTCACCCCTGCCAGGTCAGCAGCTGCATAGGCCGCAGGGTCGATGAACACAATTACACCCGGGCCTGCCTCCAGCATTCCTTTAACCTGCGCCTTGAGCTGCTCGCGCGTGTAGTTCTGGATATCAATAGCCTGCTGCGGGCACACGGCAGCGCACACACCGCAACCCGTACATGCCAGCGGTTCAAGTTTCGGTCTGCCCGGTCCGGACAACGCATCATAGGGACACTCCTCGATACATATACCGCACTCGTCACACCGGTCATTGATGACGGGTTTTTCCGGAGATATGGCAATCCTGCCCTTCCCCAGGAACTGGTGTGTCTTATGAGCGGCACTGATACCATCGGTCACCGAATCATGGATGTCCTTGGGACCTATTGAGCAACCAGCCATGTACACTGCCTGGTTCAGGGAACTGACAGGGTCTATCTTTACATGCTTCTCCTCGATAAAACCATCATCACCTATCGGGACATTCAACTGCCGGGCCAGTTCCTGCGACCCTTCGGCAGCCTCCAGCGAAGGGCACAGCACGACCATATCGAACACATCTTCCTCCTTGGAGTTGAGCAGGGTATCTTCATATCTCACCTTCAGGTCACCGTTCTTCGTTGGTGTTATTTCCGCTATCCTGCCCCTGATGAACTGTACACCCTCCTTCTGGGTATTATAATAGAACTCTTCAAAACGGCGCCCTGCAGCCCGCATATCAATGTAGAATATCGTCACCTCAGCATCCTTGTTCATCTTCTTAACCAGGTGCGCCTGCTTCATCGAATACAGGCAGCATACCCTGCTGCAATGCTTGTTATATTTCTCGAAATCCCGGCTGCCCACGCACAATACGAACGCTACCCGTTTTGGCATCGTTCCGTCTGCTTTCTGGAGTCGCATGCCGGTATGGCTCTTTGCTGAAAGCATATCCTCGAACTCCACTGCAGTAATAATATCCGGATGGTCGGTAGTATATTCCTCGATACGCGATACGTCAAAAATCTTAAAACCAGTAGCAATCACCACCGAACCCACTTTTATGTCTTCAGTCCGGACCTCATCCTCAAGCCTGATGGCATCCACAGGACAGATCTTTGCGCATGCTCCACAGTCAATACACTTTTCCTTGTCAATAATATACACCTGGGGTATGGCCTGGGCAAATGGCAGGTAAATGGCGTCAACCGGACATTTTGCAGCACACCTGCCACATGAAGTACATGTTTCCACATCCACGTACCTGGGAGAATGTTTTAATGCAACCGTGTAGTCACCCACATTTCCCTGTACACCATCCACTTCCGTGTTTGTGAACATAGTAATATTGGGATGGTTGTACACTGCCACCATCTTTGGTGTCAGGGTACACTGGGAACAATCATAGGTGGGAAAGGTCTTGGACAATCCTATCATATGACCACCGATATAAGGTTCCTTCTCCACCAGCACGACCTCATGGTCATCTGCCAGCTCCAGCGCTGTTGTTATCCCTGCAATACCGCCGCCTACCACCAATACCCTGTCTACAAGGTCTTTTTCTATGGGTGCAAGTTCTGACAATGCCGCCATTCTGGCCACTGCTCCTGTGATCAGGGACTTTGCCTTGCTCGTAGCTTGTTCGGGTTCATCAGGATGTACCCATGAATCCTGCTCCCGAAGATTCGTTATTTCCAGCATCATGGGATTGATACCTGCTTTCCCTGCCATTTTCCGGAATGTTTCCAGGTGAAGTTTTGGAGAACAGGAACCTATGACCACTTTATCCACGTTACCACCCCTGATATCCTGTTCAATGGATCCCTGTCCGGCTGAGCTGCACAGATAATCCTGAATGGTTACCGATGCCACATTGTCCTTTCCTTTCATTGCCCCGGCCACGTCATCAATATCGACAACATCCGAGATATTGCCACCACACCTGCACAGGTACACGCCTATCTTGCTGCTGCTCATTTTCACCTTACCCCCTTAACCGGTCAATGAACTGTGCATCTGTTATGAAATTCAGGTCCACACCCACCTCTTCAGGTGAATGCCCCATAGCAATAGCCAGCAACTGGGAATAATGCAGCACCGGGATATTGTATTCATGCCCGAACTTATCTTTTATCTCTACCTGCCCAAAGTCCAGCTGCAGGTGACAGAATGGACATGCATTGACGATACAGTCTACTCCTGCCTCGGCAATATGCTGCAATTTTGCTTCTGCCATCTCCAGTGACGTATCCAGTAATGCAGAACGTACGCCGCCTCCTGCACCGCAGCACGCCATCTTATCCTCATAATCAATACTCTGTGCGCCAAGCGCTTCCACAAGTTCATCAAAGAACACCGGGTTCTCCACGGTCCCCAGGTCCCGCTCTTTGGAAGGTTTGATGAGATGGCAGCCATAATGCAATGCTACCTTCAGGTCAAGCTGATGCTTAATGGTTTCTTTTATCGTCCCGGGTCCGATTTCCTTGGACAGGAACTCGATGATATGACGGACCTCAACTGAGCCGTTGTACTTCATATCCACTTCTGCGAGATGCTTATTGACCTGCCTGGCCAGACCCTGGTCATGCTTGAGTTCATGGTTGGCATCAGTCAGGGAACCGAAACAACCGTTACATATAGTCAGTACATCCCGGTTCATTTGTTCAGATAACACGATATTCCGGGCTGCAAGGGTCAACCATGTGACCTTATCAAATGACCTGAACACACCCGGGGCAGGGCAGCATGACGCACCGGCCAGGTCAGTCCAGTCGATACCCAGTCCGTCCAATACCAGCTTTGTAGCTTTTTCAATGCCAGGATAACGGTTGGGAATAATACATCCCAGGAACAGCGATACAGGTTTCATTGCCCTCCCTCCTTTTCTTTTCCTTCCGTATCCTTGACCAGTTGGACAAAACCAGTAGCTATTAGCAGTTTTTTCACCTGGTCAAGAGCATCCGGGTACTTGTGGACCGTTTCAGGGAGCTCGTCCATCCCCAGTTTCTTTCGTTTGTCCCGGTTAGTATCATTTATAGGTACTGCATGGCCCTTTTCTATAACCAGCCCTGCCACTTTGCGATGATCAGGAAGCATGAGTCCCATATGAACCGATTCCGTCCTCAGGGCCAGAATCCCATCAACGATATTTATTCCTCTTGGACACCGTTCCTGACACTGGTAACAGGTCGTACACATCCACAGGTCTTTATCGTGATACACATCCTTATTCCGCCTTGCAGACAGTACTATACGTCTGGTATTCAGGCTGGTGTACCGTCCGGAAGGGCAACTTCCGGTACATGTCCCGCACTGCATGCAGGTTAAAAATGTCAATCCTTCATCATCAAGCAGTTTTACCGGTTCCTTTGTCATTGTTCCACTCCAATTGATAAGTATAAAATGTTCAATATTTCCTGATCTCACTATAACATATCGTTAAACAACATTGATTTCAGTGATTATTATAAGTATTGATTTTATCGATCACATTTTGCACTGTTTTGTACAAACCTTCCAAAATATATACTACTATTTTGAGCGTCCTGATATGTTCAATACGGTTATTGCGCCCACAGGACACGCCCCTGCACACCTCTTGCAAAAAAGACAAAAAGCAGGTTCTTTTGCATAATATACAACTCTGCCATTGTCCATCTTTCGAATATCCCAGATAATAGGACCTTTTGGGCAAAGGTTCCTGCAGCGTCCACATCCCGTACATGAGTCATTGACCGATATTTCTACAGGCATTTACTCACAGAATTATTTTTTAATCCATTTAACTTATTGGATTGAAAATGAGACCACAATAATCTGATGACCCTAAATTAGTCAGATTGCGTCAAAGTAGCCAGATGACACAAAACTATTAATACTAATAAAAATCACTTTACTATATTAATTTGTTTCAAAAAATAATTAGACTTGATTTAGGGTACTTCTCGTGAGATATGTATATGGATAATTCAAATGAAAGACTGATAGATGTAGTCAGTGCATCTCTCTCAAATATTACTGCAGGAATCGTATTAATCATATTTACGGTCCTGGTATACTTAGACATGTTCAGTCTTTTAAGAAATCCGCTGTTCACTGGTTTTCTGGGACTGGTATTTTTTATCACGTCTTATGTCAGCATGGAATCTGAGAAAAACCAGCATAGTGGAAGTGCTCTACTTAACCTTGACCTCAATGGCATTATAGCAGGGGTGTCACTCCTGGCTGTTTCA
The window above is part of the ANME-2 cluster archaeon genome. Proteins encoded here:
- a CDS encoding ABC transporter permease — its product is MVIFSTIADATVEHIVLTYSALFISIVIAIPLAFASLYSTRLASIVIKFANLAQAVPSFAVVAIVVPLIGIGFTPAIIAIMLRALLPIIKNSYIGLTNIDPLLIEYAKGIGLTDWQINRHIRIPNAYPAMFAGIKFAAILANSIAILTAIIGSGGLGELVFEGLIAFNTDKILAGALPAIVLALFIDVSFSFLERRLTPVYLKG
- a CDS encoding ABC transporter permease produces the protein MEQFIVQIMDVWDSQLLTMRTMEHLYMFSIALFSATVIGISVGIIVFLHPRIANPILNILNIIETLPDIALLVLLLPFFGLGAKPTIVASILYSILPITRNTYVGLKSVNKEYIYIAQAIGLSSKEILVKVRMPMALPLIAGGFRIALVFTMGLITLGGLIAAGGLGTALQTGIYLYDVDTILVAGLWTGMLAVILDAIAGVIENRLKVRYGSW
- a CDS encoding betaine/proline/choline family ABC transporter ATP-binding protein (Members of the family are the ATP-binding subunit of ABC transporters for substrates such as betaine, L-proline or other amino acids, choline, carnitine, etc. The substrate specificity is best determined from the substrate-binding subunit, rather than this subunit, as it interacts with the permease subunit and not with substrate directly.) — protein: MPTQRLFDRIDSVHLQQVTKKYDEHFAVEQLDLDIQGGELLILIGPSGSGKTTTLRMINRLIEPDEGVITINDHDIMEFDPVRLRRNIGYVIQDIGLFPHMTIKENIGLVPRLEGWSDQDISDRVKHLLDFVSLPPESFMDRYPSQLSGGQQQRVGLARALAMDPPLLLMDEPFGALDPILRKQLQDEFNVIKQEIGRTILFITHDIDEAFKLGDRIGIMSDAKLIQIGTPEELILNPENELVSDIVDAKRKFKHMDTLKVKDMMSPITEKYLFDAGMTAQQAVNRMAKTNVELAIVLDSSDPIGYVAMVDLLQQTYDNVALRDIARAIPVFSPNDHIASALGKLKDQAESLGIVIEAGRPCGIFFLDKVLLKLI
- a CDS encoding glycine/betaine ABC transporter substrate-binding protein, which produces MKLNILIAFIIVIAVLTSGCTQSDDNTIVIGSKQFQESYILAHMISLLLEEHGYETDVKEGLGGTFVNYEALKQGQVNTYVEYTGTAYSQILNKPPLEVWDPQLVYEEAEKGLLEQDGVLIVNNLGFEDAYAIAVKKDWAQANNVSRISELEVFAPEMVIGTDPEFAQREDGLPRIEEVYGFKFKNYRQGLATIMYEAIKQGDVEAVSAYTTDTRNELFNLRILEDDKNALPPYDAIVIVTEKFASENPDVVDIIKELDGRIDTDSMRELNYQYDVDKKEARDIARDFLVQQGLIAEE
- a CDS encoding proline dehydrogenase family protein: MGILIHLAKRWVAGEYLEDAVERAKSANTRGITGIINHVGEHNENISEIEASAEEYSRLLDGIKQEQIDSAISIKLTQLGLMKDMQTCIRTIAPLIKKAAARGIFVWIDMEGSAYTQDIIDIYKQLYSENKNIGLAIQAYLFRTPGDLKDLSSIGAKIRLCKGAYKEPADIVIKEHCDIRKAYADQMEMLFRDGGPELIAVATHDDELIELARQLNRDHPRNFEFQMLMGAHDKRKEELARDGYRVCGYIPYGKGWLGYFLRRLNEQKRDIKTAAVCIIKGD
- a CDS encoding FAD-dependent oxidoreductase translates to MSSSKIGVYLCRCGGNISDVVDIDDVAGAMKGKDNVASVTIQDYLCSSAGQGSIEQDIRGGNVDKVVIGSCSPKLHLETFRKMAGKAGINPMMLEITNLREQDSWVHPDEPEQATSKAKSLITGAVARMAALSELAPIEKDLVDRVLVVGGGIAGITTALELADDHEVVLVEKEPYIGGHMIGLSKTFPTYDCSQCTLTPKMVAVYNHPNITMFTNTEVDGVQGNVGDYTVALKHSPRYVDVETCTSCGRCAAKCPVDAIYLPFAQAIPQVYIIDKEKCIDCGACAKICPVDAIRLEDEVRTEDIKVGSVVIATGFKIFDVSRIEEYTTDHPDIITAVEFEDMLSAKSHTGMRLQKADGTMPKRVAFVLCVGSRDFEKYNKHCSRVCCLYSMKQAHLVKKMNKDAEVTIFYIDMRAAGRRFEEFYYNTQKEGVQFIRGRIAEITPTKNGDLKVRYEDTLLNSKEEDVFDMVVLCPSLEAAEGSQELARQLNVPIGDDGFIEEKHVKIDPVSSLNQAVYMAGCSIGPKDIHDSVTDGISAAHKTHQFLGKGRIAISPEKPVINDRCDECGICIEECPYDALSGPGRPKLEPLACTGCGVCAAVCPQQAIDIQNYTREQLKAQVKGMLEAGPGVIVFIDPAAYAAADLAGVNRNQYSSKILFVQVPSIHILDADIVNFAFESGAGGVMLVEGTTDERLVERSKALYNMLKKETREQKKPIRYSHVETAQYEKMGNLFNVFAEGVKV
- the hdrB gene encoding CoB--CoM heterodisulfide reductase subunit B, with amino-acid sequence MKPVSLFLGCIIPNRYPGIEKATKLVLDGLGIDWTDLAGASCCPAPGVFRSFDKVTWLTLAARNIVLSEQMNRDVLTICNGCFGSLTDANHELKHDQGLARQVNKHLAEVDMKYNGSVEVRHIIEFLSKEIGPGTIKETIKHQLDLKVALHYGCHLIKPSKERDLGTVENPVFFDELVEALGAQSIDYEDKMACCGAGGGVRSALLDTSLEMAEAKLQHIAEAGVDCIVNACPFCHLQLDFGQVEIKDKFGHEYNIPVLHYSQLLAIAMGHSPEEVGVDLNFITDAQFIDRLRG
- the hdrC gene encoding CoB--CoM heterodisulfide reductase subunit C gives rise to the protein MTKEPVKLLDDEGLTFLTCMQCGTCTGSCPSGRYTSLNTRRIVLSARRNKDVYHDKDLWMCTTCYQCQERCPRGINIVDGILALRTESVHMGLMLPDHRKVAGLVIEKGHAVPINDTNRDKRKKLGMDELPETVHKYPDALDQVKKLLIATGFVQLVKDTEGKEKEGGQ
- a CDS encoding 4Fe-4S binding protein, translating into MPVEISVNDSCTGCGRCRNLCPKGPIIWDIRKMDNGRVVYYAKEPAFCLFCKRCAGACPVGAITVLNISGRSK